A section of the Amycolatopsis sp. AA4 genome encodes:
- the dapB gene encoding 4-hydroxy-tetrahydrodipicolinate reductase, with protein MTESPIRVGVLGARGRMGATVVKAVEGAADQELVAALDAGDDFAALEKAQVVVDFTHPDAVMDNLRWLIAHDLHAVVGTTGFSEERLAELRGLLADKPSVGVLVAPNFALGAVLAMRFAAQAAKFYASAEIIELHHNRKADAPSGTAAHTARMIAAARAEAGVTPGPDATTSEMDGARGASVEDVHVHSVRLPGLVAHEEILFGGEGETLTIRHDSLDRTSFMPGVLLGVRSVVSRPGLTVGLENVLDL; from the coding sequence ATGACCGAGTCCCCGATCCGCGTCGGCGTGCTGGGCGCGCGCGGCCGCATGGGCGCCACCGTGGTGAAAGCCGTGGAGGGTGCCGCGGACCAGGAACTGGTGGCCGCGCTGGACGCCGGCGACGATTTCGCCGCGCTCGAAAAAGCCCAGGTGGTCGTGGACTTCACGCATCCGGACGCGGTGATGGACAACCTGCGCTGGCTGATCGCGCACGACCTGCACGCGGTCGTCGGCACCACCGGCTTCAGCGAGGAGCGGCTGGCCGAACTGCGCGGGCTGCTGGCGGACAAGCCGTCGGTGGGCGTGCTGGTCGCCCCGAACTTCGCGCTGGGCGCGGTGCTGGCGATGCGCTTCGCGGCGCAGGCGGCGAAGTTCTACGCCTCGGCCGAGATCATCGAACTGCACCACAACCGCAAGGCCGACGCCCCGTCCGGCACCGCCGCGCACACTGCGCGGATGATCGCCGCCGCCCGGGCCGAGGCCGGGGTCACGCCCGGTCCGGACGCCACGACGTCCGAAATGGACGGTGCCCGCGGCGCCTCCGTCGAGGACGTCCACGTGCATTCGGTGCGGCTGCCGGGTCTGGTGGCGCACGAGGAAATCCTGTTCGGCGGCGAGGGCGAAACGCTGACCATCCGGCACGATTCGCTGGACCGGACGTCGTTCATGCCGGGCGTGCTGCTCGGCGTGCGCTCGGTGGTGTCGCGTCCCGGCCTGACGGTCGGCCTGGAGAACGTGCTCGACCTGTGA
- a CDS encoding pitrilysin family protein, with the protein MARQVSGHEQPVGTTRTLESTSDGAVVKRSVLPGGLRVITEHVPASRSATVGLWVGVGSRDEPSPVAGAAHYLEHLLFKGTAHRDATQIAEEIDAVGGEFNAFTAKEHTCYYAQVLDADLPLALDLVTDVVFEAQCTDRDMDMERSVVLEEIAMRDDDPEDLLHEEFVSAILGDHPLGRPVLGTEKSITEMSPVALRGFYRRRYTLPRMVLAVAGNVEHGQVLRLVKRALKDRLGGTATPVAPRSGRARLKTVPKLALHPDDTEQAHVMLGFRALPRHDERRFTLSVLNAALGGGMSSRLFQEIRERRGLAYQVYSSVASYADLGHMSVYAGCQPERLGQVAGVIREVLDSVAADGLSDAEVARAKGQLRGGLVLGLEDTSSRMSRIGKNELNYARYLGVDDTIARIDAVTTEDVCALARTLLRRPGGVSSAAVVGPYAHADDLPDDLHEVIAS; encoded by the coding sequence TTGGCACGGCAGGTTTCCGGGCACGAGCAGCCCGTCGGCACCACCCGTACGCTTGAGTCCACTTCGGACGGTGCGGTCGTCAAGCGGAGCGTCCTGCCCGGCGGCCTGCGGGTGATCACCGAGCACGTCCCCGCGTCCCGGTCGGCCACGGTCGGCCTGTGGGTCGGCGTAGGTTCCCGCGACGAACCCTCGCCGGTCGCGGGCGCGGCGCATTACCTGGAACACTTGCTGTTCAAGGGAACCGCGCACCGCGACGCCACCCAGATCGCCGAGGAAATCGACGCGGTCGGCGGCGAATTCAACGCCTTCACCGCGAAAGAGCACACCTGCTACTACGCCCAGGTCCTCGACGCGGACCTGCCGCTCGCGCTCGACCTCGTCACCGACGTGGTCTTCGAAGCGCAGTGCACGGACCGCGACATGGACATGGAACGCAGCGTCGTCCTCGAAGAAATCGCGATGCGCGACGACGACCCGGAAGACTTGCTGCACGAGGAATTCGTCAGCGCGATCCTCGGCGACCACCCGCTGGGCCGTCCGGTGCTGGGCACGGAAAAGTCCATCACCGAGATGTCGCCGGTCGCGCTGCGGGGCTTCTACCGCCGCCGCTACACGCTGCCGCGGATGGTGCTCGCGGTCGCCGGGAACGTCGAACACGGCCAGGTGCTGCGGCTGGTCAAGCGCGCGCTGAAGGACCGTCTCGGCGGCACTGCGACGCCGGTCGCGCCGCGGTCCGGCCGGGCGCGGCTGAAGACGGTGCCGAAGCTGGCGCTGCACCCGGACGACACCGAGCAGGCGCACGTGATGCTCGGCTTCCGCGCGCTGCCGCGGCACGACGAGCGCCGGTTCACGCTGTCGGTGCTCAACGCGGCGCTCGGCGGCGGCATGAGTTCCCGGCTGTTCCAGGAGATCCGCGAGCGCCGGGGCCTGGCGTACCAGGTGTATTCGTCGGTGGCGAGCTACGCCGATCTCGGGCACATGTCGGTGTACGCGGGCTGCCAGCCGGAGCGGCTCGGCCAGGTCGCGGGCGTGATCCGGGAGGTGCTCGACTCGGTCGCCGCGGACGGGCTGTCCGACGCCGAGGTCGCGCGCGCCAAGGGACAGTTGCGCGGCGGGCTCGTGCTGGGCCTGGAGGACACGTCGTCGCGGATGTCCCGGATCGGCAAGAACGAGCTGAACTACGCCCGGTACCTGGGCGTGGACGACACGATCGCGCGGATCGACGCGGTCACGACCGAGGACGTGTGTGCGCTCGCTCGCACTCTGCTGCGGCGCCCCGGCGGGGTGTCGTCCGCGGCGGTGGTGGGGCCGTACGCTCACGCCGACGACCTTCCCGACGATCTGCACGAGGTGATCGCGTCATGA
- a CDS encoding polyribonucleotide nucleotidyltransferase, with the protein MTDSTGVTVFETEAVLDNGRFGTRTVRFETGRLAKQAAGAVVAYLDEETMLLSATTASKHPKEHFDFFPLTVDVEERMYAAGRIPGAFFRREGRPSTDAILTARLIDRPLRPSFADGLRNEIQVVITVQSLNPDDPYDVLAINAASASTQIAGLPFSGPVGGVRVALIEDQWVAFPTWPQLEKATFNMVVAGRIVGDDVAIMMVEAEGTEHTLDLIAAGGKAPDEAAVAEGLEAAKPFIRVLCEAQQRLAADAAKPTGEFPVYPAYQPDIYEAVAAIASDELAKALQIAGKQERDAATDEVKATVLEKLGLGEGEAFEGRDKEVGGAFKALTKKIMRNRVLTEKIRMDGRGLTDIRQLSAEVAVVPRAHGSALFERGETQILGITTLNMLRMEQQIDSLSPETTKRYLHHYNFPPFSTGETGRVGSPKRREIGHGMLAERALVPVLPKRDEFPYAIRQVSEALGSNGSTSMGSVCASTMGLLNAGVPLKAPVAGIAMGLVSDEVDGETRYVALTDILGAEDALGDMDFKVAGTKDIITALQLDTKLDGIPSEVLAAALKQAKDARLTILDVIAEAIDGPDEMSPYAPRVTSVKIPVDKIGEVIGPKGKMINSITEETGADISIEDDGTIYVGAADGPSAEAAIGKINAIANPQLPKVGERFLGTVVKTAAFGAFVSLLPGKDGLVHISKLGNGKRIAKVEDVVNVGDKIRVEIADIDNRGKISLIVVKEEDAAKPAEGDAAPAETAEAK; encoded by the coding sequence ATGACCGACTCCACCGGAGTCACCGTGTTCGAGACCGAAGCCGTTCTGGACAACGGCCGGTTCGGCACCCGCACCGTCCGGTTCGAGACCGGCCGGCTCGCCAAGCAGGCCGCCGGCGCCGTCGTCGCGTACCTGGACGAAGAGACCATGCTGCTGTCGGCGACCACGGCGTCGAAGCACCCGAAGGAGCACTTCGACTTCTTCCCGCTGACCGTGGACGTCGAGGAGCGGATGTACGCCGCCGGCCGCATCCCGGGCGCGTTCTTCCGCCGCGAGGGCCGCCCGTCGACCGACGCGATCCTCACCGCCCGCCTGATCGACCGCCCGCTGCGCCCGTCCTTCGCCGACGGCCTCCGCAACGAGATCCAGGTCGTCATCACCGTCCAGAGCCTCAACCCGGACGACCCGTACGACGTGCTGGCGATCAACGCCGCGTCGGCCTCCACCCAGATCGCCGGCCTGCCGTTCTCCGGCCCGGTCGGCGGCGTGCGCGTCGCGCTGATCGAGGACCAGTGGGTCGCGTTCCCGACCTGGCCGCAGCTCGAGAAGGCCACCTTCAACATGGTGGTCGCGGGCCGGATCGTCGGCGACGACGTCGCGATCATGATGGTCGAGGCCGAGGGCACCGAGCACACGCTCGACCTGATCGCCGCCGGCGGCAAGGCTCCGGACGAGGCCGCGGTGGCCGAGGGCCTGGAGGCCGCGAAGCCGTTCATCCGCGTGCTGTGCGAGGCGCAGCAGCGCCTGGCCGCCGACGCCGCGAAGCCGACCGGCGAGTTCCCGGTGTACCCGGCCTACCAGCCGGACATCTACGAGGCCGTCGCCGCGATCGCGTCCGACGAGCTGGCCAAGGCCCTGCAGATCGCCGGCAAGCAGGAGCGCGACGCCGCGACCGACGAGGTCAAGGCCACCGTCCTGGAGAAGCTCGGCCTCGGCGAGGGCGAGGCCTTCGAGGGCCGCGACAAGGAGGTCGGCGGCGCGTTCAAGGCGCTGACCAAGAAGATCATGCGCAACCGCGTCCTCACCGAGAAGATCCGGATGGACGGCCGCGGCCTGACCGACATCCGCCAGCTCTCGGCCGAGGTCGCCGTGGTCCCGCGGGCGCACGGTTCGGCGCTGTTCGAGCGCGGCGAGACCCAGATCCTGGGCATCACCACGCTGAACATGCTCCGCATGGAGCAGCAGATCGACTCGCTGTCGCCGGAGACGACGAAGCGCTACCTGCACCACTACAACTTCCCGCCGTTCTCCACCGGCGAGACCGGCCGCGTCGGCTCGCCGAAGCGGCGCGAGATCGGCCACGGCATGCTCGCCGAGCGCGCCCTGGTCCCGGTCCTGCCGAAGCGGGACGAGTTCCCGTACGCGATCCGCCAGGTCTCCGAGGCGCTGGGCTCCAACGGCTCGACCTCGATGGGCTCGGTCTGCGCGTCCACCATGGGCCTGCTCAACGCCGGCGTGCCGCTGAAGGCCCCGGTCGCGGGCATCGCCATGGGCCTGGTGTCCGATGAAGTGGATGGGGAGACGCGTTATGTCGCCCTCACCGACATCCTGGGCGCCGAGGACGCGCTGGGCGACATGGACTTCAAGGTCGCCGGCACGAAGGACATCATCACCGCGCTGCAGCTGGACACCAAGCTGGACGGCATCCCGTCCGAGGTGCTCGCGGCCGCGCTGAAGCAGGCGAAGGACGCTCGCCTCACCATCCTGGACGTCATCGCCGAGGCGATCGACGGCCCGGACGAGATGAGCCCGTACGCCCCGCGCGTCACGTCGGTGAAGATCCCGGTCGACAAGATCGGCGAGGTCATCGGGCCGAAGGGCAAGATGATCAACTCGATCACCGAGGAGACCGGCGCCGACATCTCGATCGAGGACGACGGCACGATCTACGTGGGCGCGGCCGACGGCCCGTCGGCGGAGGCGGCGATCGGCAAGATCAACGCCATCGCCAACCCGCAGCTGCCGAAGGTCGGCGAGCGCTTCCTGGGCACCGTGGTGAAGACGGCCGCGTTCGGCGCGTTCGTCTCGCTGCTGCCGGGCAAGGACGGCCTCGTGCACATCTCGAAGCTGGGCAACGGCAAGCGGATCGCGAAGGTCGAGGACGTGGTGAACGTCGGCGACAAGATCCGCGTCGAGATCGCCGACATCGACAACCGCGGCAAGATCAGCCTGATCGTGGTCAAGGAAGAGGACGCCGCGAAGCCCGCCGAGGGCGACGCAGCTCCGGCCGAGACCGCCGAAGCCAAGTAA
- the rpsO gene encoding 30S ribosomal protein S15 → MALSTEEKKTILAEYGLHDSDTGSPEAQVALLTKRIIGLTEHLKTHKHDHHSRRGLLLLVGRRRRLLNYTEKVDVARYRDLIKRLGLRR, encoded by the coding sequence GTGGCGCTGTCCACCGAAGAGAAGAAGACGATCCTCGCCGAGTACGGGCTGCACGACTCGGACACCGGATCCCCCGAGGCCCAGGTCGCGCTGCTGACCAAGCGGATCATCGGCCTCACCGAACACCTGAAGACCCACAAGCACGACCACCACTCCCGTCGCGGTCTCCTGCTGCTGGTCGGCCGTCGCCGCCGGCTGCTGAACTACACGGAAAAGGTGGACGTGGCGCGGTACCGCGACCTGATCAAGCGTCTCGGCCTGCGTCGATAG
- the thpR gene encoding RNA 2',3'-cyclic phosphodiesterase → MRLFSALRPPADVAAEIAEALGAKDRLLRWSDPVGWHVTLAFYGEADPADCGAFLDRALAGRKSVDVRLAGSGTFPGVLWLGVAGEDLADLAAAATPGPGEDRPYRPHLTLARCSRTRPPTAWTERLAGFRSRVWTADRVELMGGGAPYRTLRTWRLRRAGEAVLPS, encoded by the coding sequence ATGCGGCTGTTCTCCGCGCTGCGCCCGCCCGCCGACGTCGCGGCGGAGATCGCCGAGGCGCTCGGCGCCAAGGACCGGCTGTTGCGCTGGTCCGATCCGGTCGGCTGGCACGTCACGCTGGCCTTTTACGGCGAAGCGGACCCGGCCGACTGCGGCGCCTTCCTCGACCGGGCGCTGGCCGGCCGGAAATCCGTTGACGTCCGGCTCGCCGGTTCGGGAACATTTCCGGGAGTGCTGTGGTTGGGAGTGGCGGGGGAGGACCTCGCCGACCTCGCCGCGGCCGCGACCCCGGGCCCCGGCGAAGACCGTCCCTACCGGCCGCACCTGACGCTGGCGCGATGCTCCCGCACGCGGCCGCCGACGGCGTGGACGGAACGGCTGGCCGGTTTCCGCAGCCGGGTCTGGACCGCGGACCGCGTCGAGCTCATGGGCGGCGGCGCCCCGTACCGCACGCTGCGCACTTGGCGGCTGCGCCGCGCGGGCGAGGCCGTGCTGCCCAGCTAG
- a CDS encoding helix-turn-helix transcriptional regulator → MEDHKIVQRNIALQREWYGEPLGDRVRRLVVAFDVSQAFLAEVLGISAPMLSQVMSGRRAKIGNPVVLARMIMLERKILVPEVAAGDRDAMQAALEDVRDSRPTVGRDNIPVSSDEKIVLAGIRDVAEDENLAEAAKLLDEDFPAIADLLRRAGAGQ, encoded by the coding sequence GTGGAGGACCACAAGATCGTCCAGCGGAACATCGCGCTGCAGCGGGAGTGGTACGGGGAGCCGCTCGGCGATCGGGTGCGCAGGCTGGTCGTGGCCTTCGACGTGTCGCAGGCGTTCCTGGCCGAGGTCCTGGGGATCAGCGCGCCGATGCTGAGCCAGGTGATGAGCGGCCGGCGGGCGAAGATCGGCAATCCGGTCGTGCTGGCCCGGATGATCATGCTCGAGCGCAAGATCCTGGTGCCCGAGGTCGCCGCGGGCGACCGCGACGCGATGCAGGCCGCGCTCGAGGACGTGCGCGATTCGCGGCCCACCGTCGGCCGCGACAACATCCCGGTCAGCTCGGACGAGAAGATCGTGCTCGCGGGCATCCGGGACGTCGCCGAGGACGAGAACCTCGCCGAGGCGGCCAAACTGCTCGACGAGGACTTCCCGGCGATCGCCGACCTGCTCCGCCGCGCGGGAGCGGGCCAGTAG
- a CDS encoding bifunctional riboflavin kinase/FAD synthetase, with protein sequence MQRWRGLGDLPGGWGRCVVTIGVFDGVHRGHQELIKRTVATAAERGVPSVVLTFDPHPSEVLRPGSHPAQLTTLRRKAELVEGLGVDVFCVLPFTLELSRLSPHEFVHEVLVDRLHAAAVLVGDNFTFGAKAAGNVALLRELGRRFGFVAYGAELQGRSLDDDRGANDITFSSTYVRSCIDAGDVVAAADALGRPHRLEGIVVRGDGRGHDLGYPTANLSTARFAAVPADGVYTAWFSRLSDPARRLRAAVSVGTNPTFSGRERTVEAFVLDVDEDFYGQHVALDFVTRLRDQARFGAPADLVKKIDEDVARTRQALGSDS encoded by the coding sequence GTGCAGCGGTGGCGTGGGCTCGGGGACCTCCCGGGCGGCTGGGGACGGTGCGTGGTCACCATCGGCGTGTTCGACGGCGTGCACCGCGGGCACCAGGAACTGATCAAGCGCACCGTCGCGACGGCCGCCGAACGCGGCGTGCCCAGCGTGGTGCTCACCTTCGACCCGCATCCGTCCGAGGTGCTGCGCCCGGGCAGCCATCCCGCGCAGCTGACCACCTTGCGGCGCAAGGCCGAACTGGTCGAGGGGCTCGGCGTGGACGTGTTCTGCGTGCTGCCCTTCACCCTTGAGCTGTCCCGGCTCAGCCCGCACGAGTTCGTGCACGAGGTGCTGGTCGACCGGCTGCACGCGGCCGCGGTGCTGGTCGGCGACAACTTCACCTTCGGAGCCAAGGCCGCGGGCAACGTCGCGCTGCTGCGCGAACTCGGCCGCCGCTTCGGGTTCGTCGCCTACGGCGCGGAGCTCCAGGGGCGTTCGCTGGACGACGACCGCGGCGCCAACGACATCACCTTCTCCTCGACCTACGTCCGCTCGTGCATCGACGCCGGCGACGTGGTGGCCGCCGCCGACGCGCTCGGCCGCCCGCACCGGCTGGAGGGCATCGTCGTGCGCGGCGACGGACGCGGCCACGACCTCGGCTACCCGACGGCCAACCTGTCCACCGCGCGGTTCGCCGCCGTGCCCGCGGACGGCGTCTACACGGCCTGGTTCAGCCGGCTGTCCGACCCGGCCCGGCGGCTGCGCGCGGCGGTGTCGGTGGGCACCAACCCGACGTTCTCCGGCCGCGAGCGCACCGTCGAGGCGTTCGTGCTGGACGTCGACGAGGACTTCTACGGCCAGCACGTCGCGCTCGACTTCGTCACCCGGTTGCGGGATCAGGCGCGGTTCGGCGCTCCGGCCGATCTCGTGAAGAAGATCGACGAGGACGTGGCCCGGACCAGGCAAGCGCTCGGCTCGGACAGCTGA
- the truB gene encoding tRNA pseudouridine(55) synthase TruB, translated as MTSHDVVARARRIMGTRKVGHAGTLDPMATGVLVLGIERATKLLGHLALDRKTYLATLSLGRSTTTDDAEGEPLENDAAPETLAAVTDEQIADGVAQLTGDIQQVPSAVSAVKIDGKRAYARVRAGEDVVLPPRPVTVHRFDVLGLRREDDRIELDAVVECSSGTYVRALARDLGAGLGVGGHLKALRRTTVGPFTLARARTLDQLEEKPELSLDLDAAVAAAFPRRDLDAATAKAVQYGRRIPAAGIAGTYGLFAPDGHVLALASDAEGVTRSVVVLLPA; from the coding sequence ATGACGTCGCACGACGTGGTCGCGCGGGCGCGGCGGATCATGGGCACCCGCAAGGTCGGCCACGCCGGCACGCTCGACCCGATGGCGACCGGCGTGCTCGTGCTCGGCATCGAACGCGCCACCAAACTCCTCGGGCACCTCGCCCTCGACCGCAAGACCTACCTCGCCACCCTGTCGCTCGGCCGGTCCACCACCACCGACGACGCCGAGGGCGAACCGCTCGAAAACGATGCCGCGCCGGAAACCCTCGCCGCGGTCACCGACGAGCAGATCGCCGACGGCGTCGCGCAGCTGACCGGTGACATCCAGCAGGTGCCCAGCGCGGTCTCCGCGGTCAAGATCGACGGCAAGCGCGCCTACGCCCGGGTGCGCGCGGGCGAGGACGTCGTCCTCCCGCCGCGGCCGGTGACCGTGCACCGGTTCGACGTTCTCGGCCTTCGCCGCGAGGACGACCGGATCGAACTCGACGCGGTCGTCGAATGCTCGTCCGGCACCTACGTCCGCGCGCTCGCCCGCGATCTCGGCGCGGGACTCGGCGTCGGCGGGCACCTGAAAGCCTTGCGCCGCACCACAGTCGGGCCGTTCACGCTCGCCCGCGCGCGCACGCTCGACCAGCTCGAAGAAAAGCCCGAACTGTCCCTGGACCTCGACGCCGCCGTCGCCGCTGCGTTCCCGCGCCGGGATCTCGACGCCGCCACCGCCAAGGCCGTGCAGTACGGCAGGCGCATCCCCGCCGCGGGAATCGCCGGCACGTACGGCCTGTTCGCGCCGGACGGCCACGTGCTCGCGCTGGCCTCGGACGCCGAGGGAGTGACCCGCTCGGTGGTGGTCCTCCTGCCCGCATAG
- a CDS encoding nitrate/nitrite transporter, which yields MTPAGRAPVRSWLIWLTAVTVYLLAVFHRTSFGVAGLKAAERFGVGSAALGIFTVLQVGVYAAMQIPTGVLVDRYGPRRVLTAAVLILGSGQLLLGLADTYALGLVARAVLGLGDALTFVSVLRLVAAHFPAHRYALLASFTSCVGYIGNLIATVPLTLLLDGPGWTVTFLAVGAVTVLYSVPVALRVRDTPDGVPERKREPVRPAELGRQVKLAWRTPGTRLGFWVHFSTMFAPNVLTLLWGMPFLVQGEGLPAATASALLTVFVFGSMAGGPLLGAVIGRAPALRVPLVIGYLAGAAIVWAVLLGWNGHVPVGVLVPAFAFLTLGGPASMIGFAIARDYNPLSRVGTATGVVNVGGFLATTVTALLIGILLQATGGNFRISLLVVVAVLALGASRMLVWWRRARAQVFAAEARGEEVPVRIRRHRWDRAPEEAVAA from the coding sequence TTGACGCCCGCCGGCCGCGCCCCTGTCCGGTCCTGGCTCATCTGGCTCACCGCGGTCACGGTGTACCTGCTCGCCGTTTTCCACCGCACTTCGTTCGGCGTCGCCGGGCTGAAGGCGGCCGAACGCTTCGGCGTCGGCTCCGCCGCGCTCGGCATCTTCACCGTCCTGCAGGTCGGCGTCTACGCGGCCATGCAGATCCCGACCGGCGTGCTGGTCGACCGCTACGGCCCGCGCCGCGTCCTCACCGCCGCCGTCCTGATCCTCGGCTCCGGGCAGCTGCTGCTCGGGCTCGCCGACACCTACGCGCTCGGCCTGGTCGCCCGCGCCGTCCTCGGCCTCGGCGACGCGCTCACGTTCGTCAGCGTCCTGCGTCTCGTCGCGGCGCACTTCCCCGCGCACCGGTACGCGTTGCTCGCGTCGTTCACGTCGTGCGTCGGTTACATCGGCAACCTCATCGCGACCGTCCCGCTCACCTTGCTCCTCGACGGTCCAGGATGGACAGTCACCTTCCTCGCGGTCGGCGCGGTGACGGTGCTGTACTCGGTGCCGGTCGCGTTGCGCGTCCGCGACACCCCCGACGGCGTGCCGGAGCGCAAACGCGAACCCGTGCGCCCGGCGGAACTCGGCCGGCAGGTCAAACTGGCCTGGCGCACCCCCGGCACCCGGCTGGGTTTCTGGGTGCACTTCTCGACGATGTTCGCGCCGAACGTGCTGACCCTGTTGTGGGGCATGCCTTTCCTGGTGCAGGGCGAGGGTCTGCCCGCCGCGACCGCCAGCGCGCTGCTGACCGTCTTCGTGTTCGGCTCCATGGCGGGCGGCCCGCTGCTGGGCGCGGTGATCGGCCGCGCTCCGGCGCTGCGGGTGCCGCTGGTCATCGGCTACCTCGCCGGAGCGGCGATCGTGTGGGCGGTGCTGCTCGGCTGGAACGGCCACGTCCCGGTGGGCGTCCTCGTCCCGGCTTTCGCGTTCCTCACCCTGGGCGGCCCGGCGTCGATGATCGGCTTCGCCATCGCCCGCGACTACAACCCGCTGTCCCGCGTCGGCACCGCCACCGGGGTAGTGAACGTCGGCGGCTTCCTGGCGACCACCGTGACGGCGCTCCTGATCGGCATCCTGCTCCAGGCGACCGGCGGCAACTTCCGGATTTCGCTGCTGGTCGTCGTGGCCGTGCTGGCCCTGGGCGCGTCCCGGATGCTGGTGTGGTGGCGGCGGGCCCGCGCCCAGGTGTTCGCCGCGGAGGCGCGCGGGGAAGAAGTCCCGGTCCGGATCCGGCGGCATCGCTGGGACCGGGCGCCGGAAGAAGCCGTCGCCGCCTGA
- a CDS encoding PhzF family phenazine biosynthesis protein produces the protein MPKFTQVDVFTDELTQGNALAVVHGADGLSDERMAAFANWTNLSETTFLLEPSDPAADYRVRIFTPGRELPFAGHPTLGSARAWLAAGGEPKAGHLVQECGAGLVRVRRDGDRLAFAAPPLLRGGPVADADLAAVKRGLHLGDADVLEARWADNGPGWIALLLRDSATVLAIEPDFAALGSYKVGVAGAQPAGSETAFEVRAFSDVVEDPVTGSLNAALGQWLIGDGIAPESYVAAQGTRLGRRGRVHVERDGDDVWVGGETVVGIRGEVDLW, from the coding sequence ATGCCGAAGTTCACCCAGGTCGACGTCTTCACCGACGAGCTCACCCAGGGCAACGCGCTCGCTGTCGTGCACGGCGCGGACGGGCTGTCCGACGAGCGGATGGCCGCGTTCGCGAACTGGACGAATCTCAGCGAGACCACGTTCCTGCTGGAGCCGTCCGACCCGGCCGCCGACTACCGCGTGCGGATCTTCACCCCGGGCCGCGAGCTGCCGTTCGCCGGGCATCCGACGCTCGGGTCCGCGCGGGCGTGGCTGGCCGCCGGGGGAGAGCCGAAGGCCGGGCACCTCGTGCAGGAATGCGGGGCCGGGCTGGTCCGGGTGCGCCGCGACGGCGACCGGCTGGCGTTCGCCGCGCCTCCGCTGCTTCGCGGCGGTCCGGTGGCCGACGCCGACCTCGCCGCGGTGAAGCGCGGCCTGCACCTCGGCGACGCCGACGTGCTCGAAGCGCGCTGGGCGGACAACGGTCCCGGCTGGATCGCGCTGCTGTTGCGCGACTCGGCGACCGTCCTCGCGATCGAACCGGACTTCGCCGCGCTCGGCTCGTACAAGGTGGGCGTCGCCGGTGCGCAGCCGGCCGGTTCCGAAACGGCGTTCGAGGTCCGCGCGTTCAGCGACGTCGTCGAGGATCCGGTCACCGGCAGCCTCAACGCGGCGCTCGGCCAGTGGCTGATCGGCGACGGCATCGCGCCGGAGTCCTACGTCGCGGCGCAGGGCACGCGGCTGGGCAGGCGCGGGCGGGTGCACGTCGAACGGGACGGCGACGACGTGTGGGTCGGCGGCGAAACGGTCGTCGGCATCCGGGGCGAAGTGGATCTGTGGTGA